A stretch of Perognathus longimembris pacificus isolate PPM17 chromosome 1, ASM2315922v1, whole genome shotgun sequence DNA encodes these proteins:
- the Nckap5l gene encoding nck-associated protein 5-like isoform X1, with protein MSETRPSWETWVLPNSQGGWDANYRDEVTVLAASVNVPAWMRTETGEELWGLCMLGMMSEDMDQPAGSPRNLRPGSIGDDSMESSTCQELLHRLRELEAENSALAQANENQRETYERCLDEVANHVVQALLNQKDLREECIKLKKRVFDLERQNQMLSALFQQKLQLTTGSLPSQTPLTPLQPPSEPPASPSLNAAEGPATSLPLGRCAGQREVCWEQQLRPGGPGPPPAPPPALDALSPFLRKKAQILEVLRALEETDPLLLCSPATPWQPPGQGPSSPEPLNGERCGPPQPDPSPWTPYLLLGSGSLGGVLHWERLLGAPGEEEGAGKPWGPARAPPAAQGPSSGPHCAPGSSSSSSSDEAGDPNEAPSPDTLLGALARKQLNLGQLLEDTETYLQAFLAGAASPLNGGHPSPGQPTSPDQGPPQLSKPKSLPKSAWGGSTPEANRLGFGATSEGQGPLPFLSMFVGTGDTPLGSRLGHPHSSSQVKSKLQIGPPSPGEAQGPLLPSPTRGLKFLKLPPASEKIPSPGGPQLSPQLPRNSRIPCRNSGSDGSPSPLLARRGLGGGELSPEGAQGLPTSPSACPTIPDSAQLRPPQSALSTTLSPGPVVSPCYENILDLSRSTFRGPPPEPPPSPLQVPPYQQLTLEVPQAPEVLRSPGVSSPCLPESCSYGNSQEKNPDKAGSESPHPGRRTPGSSSKKLSQGSGRRPGDPSYTPLRDRLAALGKLKTGPEGPLGPEKNGMPARPGTEKVRGPGRSGEHTGDMQPPTTRPLEQPEAKGVLRGTVALGTSSLKQQEPGLGDPGAPRVYSSHSMGARVDLEPVSPRSCLTKVELAKSRLAGALCPQVPRTPAKVPTSAPSLGKPNKSPHSSPTKLPSKSPTKVVPRLGASPVTKEPPKPDKGKGPPWADCGSSTGQPTSPVPGPTDPSQGSEGPAPHSAIEEKVMKGIEENVLRLQGQERAPGSEPKHRNTSSIASWFGLKKSKLPALNRRTETTKSKEGAGGGSPLRKEVKVESRKLEAESLNISKLMAKAEDLRRALEEEKAYLSSRARPRPGGSAPGPSPGLGQVQGQLAGMYQGADTFMQQLLNRVDGKELPPKNWREPKPEYGDFQPVSTDPKSPWPACGPRNGLVGPLQGCGKTPGKPSSEPGRREEMPSEDSLAEPVPTSHFTACGSLTRTLDSGIGTFPPPDHGSSTTPSKNLPKNKPARLDPPAGVPPARPTALTKVPRRAHTLEREVPGIEELLVSGRHPSMPAFPALLTAAPSHRGHPTCPNDACEDPGPAPPIQLAKNWTFPNTRAASSSADPFLCAPRQLEGLPRTPMALPVDRKRSLEPNRPSSTPQGPAFGGSRTPSTSDMGEEGRVASGGAPGLETSESLSDSLYDSLSSCGSQG; from the exons ATGTCTGAGACCAGGCCATCCTGGGAGACCTGGGTTCTCCCCAACTCCCAGGGGGGCTGGGACGCTAATTACAGAG ATGAGGTGACTGTTCTGGCTGCCAGTGTGAACGTGCCAGCCTGGATGAGAACAGAGACTGGTGAGGAGCTTTGGGGCCTGTGTATgctg GGCATGATGTCGGAGGACATGGACCAGCCAGCTGGGAGTCCGAGAAACCTGAGGCCAGGGTCCATTGGTGATGACAGCATGGAGTCCAGCACCTGCCAGGAGCTTCTCCACCGACTTCGGGAGCTGGAG GCAGAAAACTCAGCACTCGCTCAGGCCAATGAGAACCAGCGGGAGACTTACGAACGCTGTCTAGACGAG GTTGCAAACCATGTGGTGCAGGCACTGCTGAACCAGAAG GACCTGAGGGAAGAGTGCATCAAGCTGAAGAAGAGAGTGTTTGACCTGGAACGGCAGAACCAGATGCTGAGCGCCTTGTTTCAACAGAAGCTCCAGCTCACCactggctccctcccctcccag ACCCCACTCACTCCGCTCCAGCCACCATCAGAGCCACCAGCCTCCCCTTCCCTGAACGCTGCTGAAGGACCAGCCACCTCACTGCCTCTAGGGCGCTGTGCTGGACAGAGAGAG GTGTGTTGGGAGCAGCAGCTGCGGccaggaggcccaggccccccACCTGCCCCACCTCCAGCACTGGATGCCCTGTCCCCATTCCTTCGGAAGAAAGCCCAGATTCTGGAGGTGTTACGAGCCCTGGAAGAGACGGACCCTTTGCTTCTGTGCTCACCTGCCACCCCCTGGCAGCCTCCAGGCCAGGGGCCTAGCTCTCCAGAGCCTCTCAATGGCGAGCGGTGCGGCCCACCTCAGCCCGATCCCTCCCCCTGGACCCCCTATCTGCTCCTGGGCTCTGGCAGCCTGGGAGGCGTTCTGCACTGGGAGCGCCTCTTGGGGGCCCCAGGAGAGGAAGAGGGTGCTGGGAAACCCTGGGGCCCTGCTAGGGCCCCACCAGCAGCCCAGGGTCCTAGCTCTGGCCCACACTGTGCCCCGGGGAgcagctcttcctcctcttctgatGAGGCAGGTGACCCTAATGAGGCACCCAGTCCTGACACCCTCCTGGGTGCCTTGGCCCGCAAGCAGTTGAACCTGGGCCAACTCCTTGAGGACACAGAGACTTACCTACAGGCCTTCCTAGCAGGGGCAGCTAGCCCACTCAATGGGGGACACCCAAGTCCTGGGCAGCCAACCTCCCCAGACCAGGGGCCCCCACAGCTGTCCAAGCCCAAAAGCCTTCCAAAGTCAGCTTGGGGTGGGAGTACCCCAGAGGCCAACAGGCTGGGCTTTGGTGCTACCTCAGAGGGCCAGGGGCCCCTCCCTTTTCTCAGCATGTTTGTGGGTACAGGAGATACCCCATTGGGCTCGAGACTTGGCCACCCCCATTCTTCATCTCAGGTGAAAAGCAAGCTCCAAATCGGGCCCCCTTCTCCTGGAGAAGCCCAGGGACCCCTTCTGCCCTCTCCAACCAGAGGTCTCAAGTTCCTCAAGCTGCCTCCAGCCTCGGAGAAGATCCCAAGCCCTGGAGGCCCCCAGCTCAGCCCCCAGCTCCCCCGAAATTCCCGGATCCCCTGCCGCAACAGTGGTTCAGATGGCAGCCCTTCCCCACTGCTAGCCCGCAGGGGTCTGGGTGGAGGGGAGCTGTCCCCAgagggggctcagggcctgcccacCAGCCCTTCGGCCTGTCCCACCATCCCGGACTCTGCACAACTCAGACCCCCCCAGTCAGCCTTGTCCACGACCCTGTCCCCAGGACCAGTGGTGTCTCCCTGCTATGAGAATATTCTGGACCTTTCTCGGAGCACCTTTAGGGGGCCTCCCCCCGAGCCACCTCCGTCGCCACTGCAGGTGCCCCCCTACCAACAGCTGACTCTGGAGGTGCCACAGGCCCCCGAGGTCCTCAGGAGCCCTGGCGTCTCCAGCCCTTGCCTCCCGGAATCCTGCTCCTATGGGAACTCGCAGGAGAAGAACCCGGACAAGGCTGGCTCCGAGTCTCCCCACCCCGGCCGCAGGACCCCTGGCAGCTCATCCAAGAAGCTCAGCCAGGGATCAGGACGACGACCTGGGGATCCCAGCTACACACCTCTGCGGGACAGATTGGCAGCCCTTGGGAAACTGAAGACAGGCCCCGAGGGGCCCCTGGGCCCAGAGAAGAATGGGATGCCAGCAAGGCCTGGCACTGAGAAGGTTCGGGGACCAGGGAGGTCAGGGGAGCACACTGGAGACATGCAGCCCCCCACCACCAGACCCCTTGAGCAGCCAGAAGCTAAGGGAGTTCTTCGGGGAACAGTGGCCTTAGGTACAAGCAGCCTGAAGCAACAGGAACCTGGACTTGGGGATCCTGGGGCCCCTCGGGTCTACTCATCCCACTCCATGGGGGCCCGGGTGGACCTGGAGCCTGTCTCACCAAGGAGCTGCCTCACCAAAGTAGAGCTAGCCAAGAGCCGACTGGCAGGAGCCCTGTGCCCACAGGTGCCCCGGACCCCTGCTAAAGTGCCAACCTCAGCCCCCAGCCTTGGCAAGCCCAACAAGAGCCCTCACAGCAGCCCTACAAAGCTACCCTCCAAGTCACCTACCAAGGTGGTACCCCGACTTGGGGCCTCCCCAGTCACCAAGGAGCCCCCCAAACCTGACAAGGGGAAGGGCCCACCTTGGGCAGATTGTGGCAGCTCCACAGGACAGCCCACATCCCCAGTACCTGGCCCCACTGACCCAAGCCAGGGCTCCGAGGGGCCGGCCCCACACTCTGCCATCGAGGAGAAGGTGATGAAGGGGATTGAGGAGAATGTGTTGCGGCTCCAGGGCCAGGAACGGGCACCAGGCTCCGAGCCTAAGCATCGTAACACCAGCAGCATTGCCAGCTGGTTTGGCCTTAAAAAGAGCAAGCTGCCAGCCCTGAACCGCCGTACAGAGACCACCAAGAGTAAGGAAGGAGCTGGTGGGGGATCCCCACTCCGGAAGGAGGTCAAAGTGGAATCCCGGAAGTTGGAGGCTGAGAGCCTTAACATCTCCAAGCTGATGGCCAAGGCGGAAGACCTGCGCCGGGccttggaggaggagaaggcctACCTGAGCAGCCGGGCTCGCCCACGGCCTGGGGGCTCAGCCCCGGGACCTAGCCCTGGTCTGGGGCAGGTGCAGGGCCAGTTGGCTGGCATGTACCAAGGGGCAGACACCTTCATGCAACAGCTGCTCAACAG GGTGGATGGCAAGGAACTGCCGCCTAAGAACTGGCGGGAGCCCAAACCTGAGTATGGGGACTTCCAGCCGGTGTCCACTGACCCCAAGAGCCCCTGGCCAGCCTGCGGGCCCCGGAATGGCCTGGTGGGCCCACTGCAGGGCTGTGGAAAAACACCTGGAAAG CCCAGCAGTGAGCCGGGCAGGCGGGAAGAGATGCCCTCTGAGGACAGCCTGGCGGAGCCAGTGCCCACTTCACACTTCACAG CTTGTGGCTCCTTGACTCGAACCTTGGACAGCGGCATCGGGACCTTCCCGCCCCCCGACCATGGCAGCAGCACGACCCCCAGCAAGAACCTTCCCAAGAACAAGCCAGCACGATTGGATCCCCCGGCAGGGGTGCCCCCAGCTCGGCCCACAGCCCTCACCAAAGTCCCTCGCCGCGCCCACACGCTAGAGCGGGAGGTGCCAGGTATAGAGGAGCTGCTGGTGAGCGGGCGGCACCCTAGCATGCCAGCCTTTCCCGCACTGCTCACCGCTGCTCCCAGCCACCGTGGCCACCCAACCTGTCCCAATG ATGCTTGTGAAGACCCGGGCCCTGCCCCTCCGATCCAGCTGGCTAAGAACTGGACCTTCCCCAACACCAGGGCAGCTAGCAGTTCTGCTGACCCCTTCCTGTGTGCACCCCGACAGCTAGAGGGGCTTCCCAGGACCCCGATG GCTCTGCCCGTGGACCGGAAGCGAAGCCTGGAGCCCAACCGCCCATCCTCTACACCCCAGGGCCCAGCATTTGGGGGCAGTCGCACCCCCAGCACGTCAGACATGGGTGAAGAAGGCAGAGTGGCCAGTGGGGGCGCTCCTGGGCTGGAGACCTCAGAGTCTCTCAGTGACTCACTCTACGACTCCCTGTCTTCCTGTGGGAGTCAGGGCTGA
- the Nckap5l gene encoding nck-associated protein 5-like isoform X2, with translation MRTETGEELWGLCMLGMMSEDMDQPAGSPRNLRPGSIGDDSMESSTCQELLHRLRELEAENSALAQANENQRETYERCLDEVANHVVQALLNQKDLREECIKLKKRVFDLERQNQMLSALFQQKLQLTTGSLPSQTPLTPLQPPSEPPASPSLNAAEGPATSLPLGRCAGQREVCWEQQLRPGGPGPPPAPPPALDALSPFLRKKAQILEVLRALEETDPLLLCSPATPWQPPGQGPSSPEPLNGERCGPPQPDPSPWTPYLLLGSGSLGGVLHWERLLGAPGEEEGAGKPWGPARAPPAAQGPSSGPHCAPGSSSSSSSDEAGDPNEAPSPDTLLGALARKQLNLGQLLEDTETYLQAFLAGAASPLNGGHPSPGQPTSPDQGPPQLSKPKSLPKSAWGGSTPEANRLGFGATSEGQGPLPFLSMFVGTGDTPLGSRLGHPHSSSQVKSKLQIGPPSPGEAQGPLLPSPTRGLKFLKLPPASEKIPSPGGPQLSPQLPRNSRIPCRNSGSDGSPSPLLARRGLGGGELSPEGAQGLPTSPSACPTIPDSAQLRPPQSALSTTLSPGPVVSPCYENILDLSRSTFRGPPPEPPPSPLQVPPYQQLTLEVPQAPEVLRSPGVSSPCLPESCSYGNSQEKNPDKAGSESPHPGRRTPGSSSKKLSQGSGRRPGDPSYTPLRDRLAALGKLKTGPEGPLGPEKNGMPARPGTEKVRGPGRSGEHTGDMQPPTTRPLEQPEAKGVLRGTVALGTSSLKQQEPGLGDPGAPRVYSSHSMGARVDLEPVSPRSCLTKVELAKSRLAGALCPQVPRTPAKVPTSAPSLGKPNKSPHSSPTKLPSKSPTKVVPRLGASPVTKEPPKPDKGKGPPWADCGSSTGQPTSPVPGPTDPSQGSEGPAPHSAIEEKVMKGIEENVLRLQGQERAPGSEPKHRNTSSIASWFGLKKSKLPALNRRTETTKSKEGAGGGSPLRKEVKVESRKLEAESLNISKLMAKAEDLRRALEEEKAYLSSRARPRPGGSAPGPSPGLGQVQGQLAGMYQGADTFMQQLLNRVDGKELPPKNWREPKPEYGDFQPVSTDPKSPWPACGPRNGLVGPLQGCGKTPGKPSSEPGRREEMPSEDSLAEPVPTSHFTACGSLTRTLDSGIGTFPPPDHGSSTTPSKNLPKNKPARLDPPAGVPPARPTALTKVPRRAHTLEREVPGIEELLVSGRHPSMPAFPALLTAAPSHRGHPTCPNDACEDPGPAPPIQLAKNWTFPNTRAASSSADPFLCAPRQLEGLPRTPMALPVDRKRSLEPNRPSSTPQGPAFGGSRTPSTSDMGEEGRVASGGAPGLETSESLSDSLYDSLSSCGSQG, from the exons ATGAGAACAGAGACTGGTGAGGAGCTTTGGGGCCTGTGTATgctg GGCATGATGTCGGAGGACATGGACCAGCCAGCTGGGAGTCCGAGAAACCTGAGGCCAGGGTCCATTGGTGATGACAGCATGGAGTCCAGCACCTGCCAGGAGCTTCTCCACCGACTTCGGGAGCTGGAG GCAGAAAACTCAGCACTCGCTCAGGCCAATGAGAACCAGCGGGAGACTTACGAACGCTGTCTAGACGAG GTTGCAAACCATGTGGTGCAGGCACTGCTGAACCAGAAG GACCTGAGGGAAGAGTGCATCAAGCTGAAGAAGAGAGTGTTTGACCTGGAACGGCAGAACCAGATGCTGAGCGCCTTGTTTCAACAGAAGCTCCAGCTCACCactggctccctcccctcccag ACCCCACTCACTCCGCTCCAGCCACCATCAGAGCCACCAGCCTCCCCTTCCCTGAACGCTGCTGAAGGACCAGCCACCTCACTGCCTCTAGGGCGCTGTGCTGGACAGAGAGAG GTGTGTTGGGAGCAGCAGCTGCGGccaggaggcccaggccccccACCTGCCCCACCTCCAGCACTGGATGCCCTGTCCCCATTCCTTCGGAAGAAAGCCCAGATTCTGGAGGTGTTACGAGCCCTGGAAGAGACGGACCCTTTGCTTCTGTGCTCACCTGCCACCCCCTGGCAGCCTCCAGGCCAGGGGCCTAGCTCTCCAGAGCCTCTCAATGGCGAGCGGTGCGGCCCACCTCAGCCCGATCCCTCCCCCTGGACCCCCTATCTGCTCCTGGGCTCTGGCAGCCTGGGAGGCGTTCTGCACTGGGAGCGCCTCTTGGGGGCCCCAGGAGAGGAAGAGGGTGCTGGGAAACCCTGGGGCCCTGCTAGGGCCCCACCAGCAGCCCAGGGTCCTAGCTCTGGCCCACACTGTGCCCCGGGGAgcagctcttcctcctcttctgatGAGGCAGGTGACCCTAATGAGGCACCCAGTCCTGACACCCTCCTGGGTGCCTTGGCCCGCAAGCAGTTGAACCTGGGCCAACTCCTTGAGGACACAGAGACTTACCTACAGGCCTTCCTAGCAGGGGCAGCTAGCCCACTCAATGGGGGACACCCAAGTCCTGGGCAGCCAACCTCCCCAGACCAGGGGCCCCCACAGCTGTCCAAGCCCAAAAGCCTTCCAAAGTCAGCTTGGGGTGGGAGTACCCCAGAGGCCAACAGGCTGGGCTTTGGTGCTACCTCAGAGGGCCAGGGGCCCCTCCCTTTTCTCAGCATGTTTGTGGGTACAGGAGATACCCCATTGGGCTCGAGACTTGGCCACCCCCATTCTTCATCTCAGGTGAAAAGCAAGCTCCAAATCGGGCCCCCTTCTCCTGGAGAAGCCCAGGGACCCCTTCTGCCCTCTCCAACCAGAGGTCTCAAGTTCCTCAAGCTGCCTCCAGCCTCGGAGAAGATCCCAAGCCCTGGAGGCCCCCAGCTCAGCCCCCAGCTCCCCCGAAATTCCCGGATCCCCTGCCGCAACAGTGGTTCAGATGGCAGCCCTTCCCCACTGCTAGCCCGCAGGGGTCTGGGTGGAGGGGAGCTGTCCCCAgagggggctcagggcctgcccacCAGCCCTTCGGCCTGTCCCACCATCCCGGACTCTGCACAACTCAGACCCCCCCAGTCAGCCTTGTCCACGACCCTGTCCCCAGGACCAGTGGTGTCTCCCTGCTATGAGAATATTCTGGACCTTTCTCGGAGCACCTTTAGGGGGCCTCCCCCCGAGCCACCTCCGTCGCCACTGCAGGTGCCCCCCTACCAACAGCTGACTCTGGAGGTGCCACAGGCCCCCGAGGTCCTCAGGAGCCCTGGCGTCTCCAGCCCTTGCCTCCCGGAATCCTGCTCCTATGGGAACTCGCAGGAGAAGAACCCGGACAAGGCTGGCTCCGAGTCTCCCCACCCCGGCCGCAGGACCCCTGGCAGCTCATCCAAGAAGCTCAGCCAGGGATCAGGACGACGACCTGGGGATCCCAGCTACACACCTCTGCGGGACAGATTGGCAGCCCTTGGGAAACTGAAGACAGGCCCCGAGGGGCCCCTGGGCCCAGAGAAGAATGGGATGCCAGCAAGGCCTGGCACTGAGAAGGTTCGGGGACCAGGGAGGTCAGGGGAGCACACTGGAGACATGCAGCCCCCCACCACCAGACCCCTTGAGCAGCCAGAAGCTAAGGGAGTTCTTCGGGGAACAGTGGCCTTAGGTACAAGCAGCCTGAAGCAACAGGAACCTGGACTTGGGGATCCTGGGGCCCCTCGGGTCTACTCATCCCACTCCATGGGGGCCCGGGTGGACCTGGAGCCTGTCTCACCAAGGAGCTGCCTCACCAAAGTAGAGCTAGCCAAGAGCCGACTGGCAGGAGCCCTGTGCCCACAGGTGCCCCGGACCCCTGCTAAAGTGCCAACCTCAGCCCCCAGCCTTGGCAAGCCCAACAAGAGCCCTCACAGCAGCCCTACAAAGCTACCCTCCAAGTCACCTACCAAGGTGGTACCCCGACTTGGGGCCTCCCCAGTCACCAAGGAGCCCCCCAAACCTGACAAGGGGAAGGGCCCACCTTGGGCAGATTGTGGCAGCTCCACAGGACAGCCCACATCCCCAGTACCTGGCCCCACTGACCCAAGCCAGGGCTCCGAGGGGCCGGCCCCACACTCTGCCATCGAGGAGAAGGTGATGAAGGGGATTGAGGAGAATGTGTTGCGGCTCCAGGGCCAGGAACGGGCACCAGGCTCCGAGCCTAAGCATCGTAACACCAGCAGCATTGCCAGCTGGTTTGGCCTTAAAAAGAGCAAGCTGCCAGCCCTGAACCGCCGTACAGAGACCACCAAGAGTAAGGAAGGAGCTGGTGGGGGATCCCCACTCCGGAAGGAGGTCAAAGTGGAATCCCGGAAGTTGGAGGCTGAGAGCCTTAACATCTCCAAGCTGATGGCCAAGGCGGAAGACCTGCGCCGGGccttggaggaggagaaggcctACCTGAGCAGCCGGGCTCGCCCACGGCCTGGGGGCTCAGCCCCGGGACCTAGCCCTGGTCTGGGGCAGGTGCAGGGCCAGTTGGCTGGCATGTACCAAGGGGCAGACACCTTCATGCAACAGCTGCTCAACAG GGTGGATGGCAAGGAACTGCCGCCTAAGAACTGGCGGGAGCCCAAACCTGAGTATGGGGACTTCCAGCCGGTGTCCACTGACCCCAAGAGCCCCTGGCCAGCCTGCGGGCCCCGGAATGGCCTGGTGGGCCCACTGCAGGGCTGTGGAAAAACACCTGGAAAG CCCAGCAGTGAGCCGGGCAGGCGGGAAGAGATGCCCTCTGAGGACAGCCTGGCGGAGCCAGTGCCCACTTCACACTTCACAG CTTGTGGCTCCTTGACTCGAACCTTGGACAGCGGCATCGGGACCTTCCCGCCCCCCGACCATGGCAGCAGCACGACCCCCAGCAAGAACCTTCCCAAGAACAAGCCAGCACGATTGGATCCCCCGGCAGGGGTGCCCCCAGCTCGGCCCACAGCCCTCACCAAAGTCCCTCGCCGCGCCCACACGCTAGAGCGGGAGGTGCCAGGTATAGAGGAGCTGCTGGTGAGCGGGCGGCACCCTAGCATGCCAGCCTTTCCCGCACTGCTCACCGCTGCTCCCAGCCACCGTGGCCACCCAACCTGTCCCAATG ATGCTTGTGAAGACCCGGGCCCTGCCCCTCCGATCCAGCTGGCTAAGAACTGGACCTTCCCCAACACCAGGGCAGCTAGCAGTTCTGCTGACCCCTTCCTGTGTGCACCCCGACAGCTAGAGGGGCTTCCCAGGACCCCGATG GCTCTGCCCGTGGACCGGAAGCGAAGCCTGGAGCCCAACCGCCCATCCTCTACACCCCAGGGCCCAGCATTTGGGGGCAGTCGCACCCCCAGCACGTCAGACATGGGTGAAGAAGGCAGAGTGGCCAGTGGGGGCGCTCCTGGGCTGGAGACCTCAGAGTCTCTCAGTGACTCACTCTACGACTCCCTGTCTTCCTGTGGGAGTCAGGGCTGA